In Flavobacterium sp. N3904, one DNA window encodes the following:
- a CDS encoding BlaI/MecI/CopY family transcriptional regulator, with protein MQKLTNKEEEIMHILWKLKKAFVKEVMAEITEDQPHYNTLSTIIRNLEEKGYVNHNAFGNTHQYFPIVSLEDYRKGFMSTAIDNYFNSSYKNMVSFFAKEEKISAAELREILSMIETPKEIK; from the coding sequence ATGCAAAAACTAACAAACAAAGAAGAAGAGATCATGCACATTTTATGGAAGCTCAAAAAAGCATTCGTAAAAGAAGTCATGGCCGAAATCACCGAAGACCAGCCGCATTACAACACTTTATCCACTATTATTCGCAATCTGGAAGAAAAAGGATATGTAAATCACAATGCATTTGGTAACACCCATCAATACTTTCCAATTGTAAGCCTAGAGGATTACAGAAAAGGTTTTATGAGTACTGCTATCGATAATTATTTTAATAGTTCTTATAAAAACATGGTTTCCTTTTTTGCCAAAGAAGAAAAAATATCGGCAGCCGAATTACGTGAAATCCTTTCTATGATTGAAACCCCAAAAGAAATAAAATAA
- a CDS encoding polysaccharide lyase family 8 super-sandwich domain-containing protein, with the protein MKLKFTPLLLIILLVTNVVKAQVTIDPLNFNWSRIENTTPVYSLATNDADNGDGLNDGAMQIKGTATTPALQGIKYLLGGAPTNAQQISLEAKYYQNASSYVKFKMQIYNSTDNLVLKETAVITTATGIVGTATLNYTFTTASVGDQIYIRFVRADDLNIVRVLAIDYLKIGTQFVNMLPICQPIFNFDLPLTTATTTEVNDLNAIRTSLSDQVLGTVSPTTIEINDAITQYNLLNIVVNGNTITGNAITDVNQINFLNTFAKYLKFNPTDTNVSTKAINAIWYLCKQNCNTTNTALTFYNYRYLSRPTVFLNSYLPANVKALFGNTLYTETALFQYLFDPNYDITTTATNGAISTDTVYLNLDVLLAYADWFATNDEKIRYLKTVKRFLERFLIYTNGTTDGIKKDGLGYHHNANYDGYMYAFENATKAIKALENTVFQIDQASYLRFRDAQYAQLMYSNDAGVIPFAMGGRNPQTKTTSLTPLTLSNTAISGGKILGLTNADPLLAGIYNRKFGVNSLFNYSTSANFEEGYIQFNYGNLAIYRKNNWIASMKGQSDVLWGSEIYTSQNRYGRYQSYGSLEIIYQGDKTTGNGFSDIGWDWNYNPGATTIVLPWDKLQAEKTRVDEYNTYGFAGSLALKQKSGNALTKTMGESGLFAMKFKERNNLGFGTTLGPITHNNTFEFTKTYFAIDNYIICLGSGISNNDTTNPTVTTLFQRLNNNSNDIFVNGVVKSSQSAESFSGTSSNWVLDNYNTGYFISPNSGTLKIQNSTQTTPYQNQVFPTAATIASNASNNYRLAYLDHGIAPVNNSYEFVCIPFANTFIMTDFAQSMQTTQTKPYNVHQNNISSQIIEHKASKTWAYALPSINTSLINGLIKANNTPCLVMYQSTNQNYNEIVLSISNPNLGTNPSTIVVAQLTLNYQWNLTSNPNASIVSSNASQTVIQFNLADGLPVEVNLTAVNPCSGLSSAPAMPTLNVTQPTTAVSTGSIAVTSSITDLSFSLNGTTFTNTTGLFENLSQGNYSIYAKNTNGCISIPATATINPPPTGKMTKSVLVKSPSEVVAFDVLAYPNPNKHQFTLELKGGNSEKVDVVVYNILGQKVKKIQTNNGEPFVFGEEFAPGEYLAVIKQGTNTKTIKLIKL; encoded by the coding sequence ATGAAACTAAAATTTACACCGCTGTTACTTATTATTCTTTTAGTTACTAATGTAGTAAAGGCACAAGTTACTATTGATCCACTAAATTTTAATTGGTCAAGAATTGAAAACACAACTCCTGTTTATAGCCTTGCCACAAACGATGCCGACAATGGAGATGGTCTCAACGATGGCGCCATGCAAATCAAAGGAACTGCAACTACACCGGCATTACAAGGTATAAAATATTTATTGGGAGGCGCTCCAACAAATGCACAGCAAATTAGCTTGGAGGCAAAATACTATCAAAATGCTTCATCGTATGTAAAGTTCAAAATGCAAATTTACAACAGCACGGATAATCTAGTTTTGAAAGAAACAGCCGTTATTACTACAGCAACTGGAATTGTTGGCACAGCAACATTAAATTATACCTTTACCACTGCTAGTGTAGGAGACCAAATATACATACGCTTTGTTCGAGCAGATGACCTAAACATTGTTCGGGTTTTGGCTATTGATTATCTAAAAATAGGAACTCAATTTGTAAATATGCTGCCCATTTGCCAACCAATTTTCAATTTTGATTTACCTCTTACTACTGCAACAACAACCGAGGTAAACGATTTGAATGCCATAAGAACCAGTTTATCGGATCAAGTTTTGGGAACTGTTTCCCCAACAACAATAGAAATTAATGATGCTATTACTCAATATAATCTTTTAAACATAGTTGTAAATGGCAATACGATTACAGGAAACGCTATAACCGATGTAAATCAGATTAATTTTTTGAACACTTTTGCAAAGTATTTAAAATTCAACCCTACAGATACTAATGTTAGTACAAAAGCCATAAATGCAATATGGTATTTATGCAAACAGAATTGTAATACTACCAATACTGCATTGACTTTTTATAATTATAGATACCTCTCTCGACCTACTGTCTTTCTCAACAGTTATTTACCCGCTAATGTTAAGGCATTGTTTGGAAACACATTATATACCGAAACTGCATTATTTCAGTATCTATTTGACCCCAATTATGATATAACAACCACAGCCACTAACGGCGCTATAAGCACCGATACCGTATATTTAAATTTAGACGTATTATTGGCATATGCCGATTGGTTTGCTACAAATGACGAAAAAATCAGGTACCTAAAAACCGTTAAAAGATTTTTGGAACGCTTTTTAATTTACACCAACGGAACAACGGATGGGATTAAAAAAGATGGTTTGGGTTACCACCACAATGCAAATTATGACGGTTATATGTATGCTTTTGAAAATGCCACAAAAGCCATTAAAGCATTGGAAAATACAGTATTCCAAATTGATCAGGCCTCGTACCTAAGATTTAGAGATGCTCAATATGCTCAATTGATGTATAGTAATGATGCTGGGGTAATCCCGTTTGCTATGGGAGGTAGAAATCCTCAGACAAAAACGACTTCTTTGACACCGCTTACATTGTCTAACACTGCAATATCTGGCGGTAAAATTCTAGGATTAACAAATGCCGATCCGCTTTTGGCAGGCATTTATAATAGAAAATTTGGAGTCAATTCCCTATTCAATTATAGTACAAGTGCCAATTTTGAAGAGGGATACATTCAATTCAATTATGGAAACCTTGCGATTTACAGAAAGAATAATTGGATTGCATCAATGAAAGGTCAATCGGATGTTTTATGGGGCTCTGAAATATACACGAGCCAAAACAGATACGGAAGATACCAAAGTTATGGTTCTTTGGAAATAATTTATCAAGGCGACAAAACCACAGGTAATGGATTTAGTGACATCGGATGGGATTGGAATTACAATCCAGGAGCCACAACTATAGTGCTACCTTGGGATAAATTGCAAGCCGAAAAAACTAGAGTAGACGAATACAACACCTATGGTTTTGCGGGTTCATTGGCATTAAAGCAAAAATCAGGAAATGCTTTGACTAAAACTATGGGAGAGTCTGGATTGTTTGCAATGAAGTTTAAAGAGCGTAATAATTTGGGGTTCGGTACCACATTAGGCCCAATCACACATAATAATACTTTCGAATTTACTAAAACCTATTTTGCTATTGACAATTATATAATTTGTTTGGGTAGCGGAATCAGTAATAACGACACCACAAACCCTACCGTAACTACTTTATTCCAAAGACTGAATAACAATTCAAATGACATATTTGTTAATGGTGTGGTAAAATCTAGCCAAAGTGCCGAATCTTTTTCTGGAACATCATCTAATTGGGTTTTGGATAATTACAATACGGGTTATTTTATTTCACCCAATTCTGGAACACTCAAAATACAAAATTCAACACAAACGACTCCATATCAAAATCAGGTTTTTCCAACAGCTGCGACAATTGCCAGTAATGCCTCCAACAATTACAGACTGGCTTACTTGGATCACGGAATTGCCCCTGTAAACAATTCGTATGAATTTGTATGCATCCCATTTGCAAATACCTTCATAATGACTGATTTTGCCCAATCCATGCAAACCACTCAGACCAAACCGTACAACGTGCATCAAAATAATATTTCATCACAAATCATTGAGCACAAAGCGTCGAAAACTTGGGCATACGCTTTGCCATCAATCAATACAAGCCTTATAAACGGACTCATCAAAGCCAATAATACACCATGTTTGGTTATGTATCAAAGTACCAACCAAAATTATAATGAAATCGTTTTGTCTATCAGCAATCCCAACTTAGGGACGAATCCTTCTACAATAGTTGTGGCTCAATTAACCCTAAATTATCAATGGAATTTAACCAGTAATCCAAATGCGAGCATTGTATCTTCCAATGCTTCACAAACAGTAATTCAATTCAATCTCGCAGACGGATTACCTGTTGAAGTAAATCTAACAGCAGTAAATCCATGCTCAGGACTAAGCAGCGCACCAGCGATGCCTACATTGAATGTTACACAACCAACCACCGCCGTAAGCACTGGTAGCATTGCAGTAACCAGTTCAATTACCGATTTAAGCTTTAGCCTAAATGGTACAACATTCACAAATACCACTGGACTATTTGAAAACTTATCTCAAGGTAATTACTCGATTTATGCCAAAAACACAAACGGATGCATTTCCATTCCTGCCACTGCCACAATCAATCCACCTCCTACAGGTAAAATGACAAAATCAGTACTTGTAAAATCTCCTTCCGAAGTTGTTGCTTTTGATGTATTGGCTTATCCCAACCCAAACAAACATCAATTTACATTGGAACTGAAGGGTGGAAATAGCGAAAAAGTTGATGTGGTAGTTTATAATATTCTAGGACAAAAAGTAAAAAAAATTCAAACCAATAATGGAGAACCTTTTGTTTTTGGAGAAGAATTTGCTCCCGGAGAATATCTAGCAGTAATTAAACAAGGTACTAATACAAAAACAATCAAATTGATAAAACTTTGA
- a CDS encoding DUF1684 domain-containing protein, which yields MRVILTLLLVALFNVGFAQEKFDVEVVEKFQKELNVEYADAKTSPLLPEDLAHFKALDFYPINEKAFVVAQFIRTENEKPFEMPTSGTRKPMYVKYGEARFQLEGKELKLNIYRNIELSKKDEYKDYLFLPFSDLSSGKESYIGGKYIDLKIPTGNTIVIDFNLSYNPYCAYSYKYSCPKVPLENDLAVEIKAGVKKFHD from the coding sequence ATGAGAGTTATATTGACTTTACTTTTAGTGGCATTATTTAATGTTGGTTTTGCACAAGAAAAATTTGATGTGGAGGTTGTCGAAAAATTTCAAAAAGAACTCAATGTGGAATATGCTGATGCAAAGACGAGTCCGCTGTTACCCGAGGATTTAGCTCATTTCAAGGCATTGGATTTTTATCCTATAAATGAGAAAGCTTTTGTGGTTGCACAATTCATAAGAACTGAGAATGAGAAACCATTTGAAATGCCAACTTCTGGCACGAGAAAACCAATGTATGTCAAATATGGGGAAGCTCGTTTTCAGCTGGAAGGAAAAGAGTTGAAACTGAATATCTACCGCAATATTGAACTTTCCAAAAAAGACGAATACAAAGACTATTTATTCTTGCCTTTTTCAGACTTGTCTTCGGGGAAAGAGAGTTACATTGGAGGGAAATATATTGATTTGAAAATCCCGACTGGAAATACGATTGTTATTGATTTTAATTTATCTTACAATCCATATTGTGCGTACAGTTATAAATATTCCTGCCCAAAAGTGCCGCTGGAAAACGACTTGGCAGTAGAAATAAAAGCAGGTGTGAAGAAGTTTCATGACTAA
- a CDS encoding TatD family hydrolase — protein MKYFNLHTHKFTNQDSVLELVNQYPQEFDAWIPYYSIGIHPWYIDKQRLESDLQIIESKLQEPNCLALGECGLDKRIEIPFELQQNVFERQLLLAQKQEKPVVIHCVAAFQEVIAIKKRLKIMAPMIIHGFSKNKQVAKELIDNGFYISFGKYLLRNPELEPVFQSIPNDRFFLETDTVEERIEEVYALAAKYKNCSIEVLQQQIQRNFAAVFKNTTLKI, from the coding sequence ATGAAATATTTTAATTTACATACACACAAATTTACCAATCAGGATTCAGTTTTAGAACTTGTCAATCAATATCCGCAGGAGTTTGATGCTTGGATTCCTTATTATTCGATAGGAATTCATCCGTGGTATATTGATAAACAACGATTGGAATCGGATTTGCAAATTATTGAAAGTAAACTGCAAGAGCCAAATTGTCTCGCTTTAGGCGAATGCGGATTGGATAAGCGTATCGAAATACCATTCGAACTTCAACAAAATGTTTTTGAAAGGCAATTGCTTTTGGCACAAAAACAAGAAAAGCCCGTTGTAATTCATTGTGTAGCAGCTTTTCAGGAAGTAATAGCGATTAAAAAACGTTTAAAAATCATGGCTCCAATGATTATTCACGGTTTTTCAAAAAACAAACAAGTGGCAAAGGAATTGATTGATAATGGATTTTATATTTCATTTGGAAAATACTTATTGCGGAATCCAGAATTGGAACCAGTTTTTCAGAGTATTCCCAACGATCGATTTTTCCTTGAGACCGATACAGTTGAGGAAAGAATTGAGGAAGTATATGCTCTAGCAGCCAAATATAAAAATTGTAGTATAGAGGTGCTCCAACAACAAATACAGCGTAATTTTGCAGCAGTTTTTAAAAACACAACTTTAAAAATATAA
- a CDS encoding tRNA threonylcarbamoyladenosine dehydratase — protein sequence MAEWTERAELLFKKEGLQNLQNAHVMVVGLGGVGSFAAEFLARAGVGTLTIVDGDVVDITNINRQLPALHSTVGQPKVDVVGDRLMDINPELKLIRVKEFLSPERAFEIVTNEFDYVLDCIDSVTPKLNLIIAAKRKRVKIISSMGAGGKMEASKVKVTDITNTVNCFFAKTIRRRLKEAKIDKLKVVFSSEIQDESSLRMTDGSNFKKSFYGTNSYMPGLFGLYAAETVIRYLLKKE from the coding sequence ATGGCAGAGTGGACAGAAAGAGCCGAACTATTATTTAAAAAAGAAGGGTTACAGAATTTGCAAAATGCTCACGTCATGGTCGTAGGACTAGGCGGAGTGGGCTCTTTTGCAGCCGAATTTTTGGCAAGGGCAGGAGTGGGGACGCTGACCATTGTAGACGGGGATGTTGTGGATATCACCAATATAAATAGACAATTGCCTGCGTTGCATTCTACAGTCGGGCAACCTAAAGTAGACGTGGTAGGCGACAGATTAATGGATATCAATCCAGAATTGAAGTTGATACGCGTGAAAGAATTTCTATCGCCGGAGCGTGCCTTTGAAATTGTTACCAACGAATTTGATTATGTTTTGGACTGCATTGACAGTGTAACCCCAAAATTGAATTTGATTATTGCAGCCAAAAGAAAAAGAGTCAAAATTATAAGCAGTATGGGTGCTGGTGGCAAAATGGAAGCTTCTAAAGTAAAGGTTACTGATATTACCAACACGGTAAATTGTTTTTTTGCCAAAACCATAAGAAGACGATTGAAAGAAGCAAAAATAGATAAATTGAAAGTTGTTTTTTCTTCTGAAATTCAGGATGAATCGAGTTTAAGAATGACAGACGGATCCAATTTCAAAAAATCATTTTACGGAACCAACAGCTATATGCCAGGATTATTTGGCTTATACGCGGCAGAAACGGTGATTCGATATTTACTTAAGAAAGAGTGA
- a CDS encoding HAD family hydrolase → MIQTVIFDMDGVIVDTELVHRYAYFTQFDELNIEVPEEIYTSLTGLSTRNTFQKLKDHFQLKEEVEDLILRKRAIFNDAFDSKEDLALLDGVEDLIKDFHRNGMQLIVASSASKVTIDRVFRRFDLHQYFSHIVSGEDFPKSKPHPAIFLHAASLSIAPKENCIVIEDSTNGVKAAKAAGIFCVGYNSFHSKDQDLALADVVVNHFDELSFEKVSKY, encoded by the coding sequence ATGATACAAACCGTAATTTTCGATATGGATGGTGTAATTGTCGATACAGAACTTGTACACCGTTATGCCTATTTCACACAATTTGATGAGCTCAATATCGAAGTTCCAGAAGAAATATACACTTCATTGACAGGATTATCTACTCGTAATACTTTTCAGAAATTAAAAGATCATTTTCAACTAAAAGAAGAAGTAGAAGATTTGATTTTGAGAAAAAGAGCCATCTTTAATGATGCTTTTGACAGTAAAGAGGATTTGGCTTTGTTGGATGGAGTAGAGGATTTAATTAAAGACTTCCATCGAAATGGAATGCAATTGATTGTGGCTTCATCGGCTTCAAAAGTAACCATTGACCGGGTTTTCCGTCGTTTTGATTTGCACCAATATTTTTCTCATATTGTAAGTGGAGAAGATTTTCCAAAGTCAAAACCGCACCCTGCCATTTTTTTGCACGCAGCTTCGTTGTCTATTGCTCCAAAAGAGAATTGTATTGTAATTGAAGACAGTACCAATGGTGTAAAAGCGGCCAAAGCGGCTGGTATTTTTTGCGTCGGATACAATAGTTTTCATTCGAAAGACCAGGATTTAGCATTGGCAGATGTTGTGGTCAATCATTTTGATGAATTGAGTTTTGAAAAAGTATCAAAATACTAA
- a CDS encoding DUF2911 domain-containing protein, producing the protein MKKILIAIAFIIAPFITEAQLKTPQASPKATVFQTVGLTDIEIVYCRPAARGRAVFGNLVPFGKVWRTGANENTTISFSEDIIIDGKTLPKGKYALYTIPKIESWEVIFYSTTNNWGNPEVWNEANVVLRTTVKEESLAKPVESFTIGISNIDANFAYLDMAWENSSVSMKFEVPTQKITLANIEKALAGPTSADYFSAAQYIYQSNGDNAKALTYVNKALEMSTEKPYWYTRLKSLIQAKLGDKKGAIETANLSLVAAETAKNQDYVKMNRESIAEWSKK; encoded by the coding sequence ATGAAAAAAATCCTTATCGCTATAGCTTTTATTATAGCTCCCTTTATCACCGAGGCGCAATTAAAAACTCCTCAGGCAAGCCCAAAAGCAACAGTTTTTCAAACGGTTGGATTGACAGATATAGAAATTGTGTATTGCAGACCTGCAGCAAGAGGCAGAGCTGTTTTTGGAAATTTAGTTCCTTTTGGAAAAGTATGGAGAACGGGAGCCAACGAAAACACAACTATATCTTTTAGTGAAGATATTATCATCGACGGGAAAACATTGCCAAAAGGGAAATATGCTTTGTACACAATTCCAAAAATTGAAAGTTGGGAAGTGATTTTTTATTCGACTACAAACAATTGGGGAAATCCAGAAGTTTGGAATGAGGCCAATGTTGTTTTAAGAACTACTGTAAAAGAAGAATCGTTGGCAAAACCAGTTGAATCGTTTACTATCGGTATCAGCAATATTGATGCTAATTTTGCTTATCTTGACATGGCTTGGGAAAACTCATCTGTTTCGATGAAATTTGAAGTTCCTACCCAAAAAATTACATTGGCCAATATCGAAAAAGCATTGGCGGGTCCTACATCAGCAGATTATTTTTCGGCAGCACAATATATTTATCAATCGAATGGCGATAATGCAAAAGCACTAACTTATGTGAATAAAGCTTTAGAAATGAGTACCGAAAAACCGTATTGGTACACTCGATTGAAATCATTGATTCAAGCCAAATTGGGAGACAAAAAAGGAGCAATAGAAACTGCTAATCTTTCTCTTGTAGCTGCAGAAACGGCCAAAAATCAAGATTATGTAAAGATGAATAGAGAAAGCATTGCTGAGTGGAGCAAGAAATAG
- a CDS encoding sodium:solute symporter translates to MQLFDWIVLIVTLLFIVIYGAWKTRGSKNVEDYILGNNETPWFTVGLSVMATQASAITFLSTPGQAYHDGMGFVQFYFGLPIAMVIICVTFIPIYHKYKVYTAYEYLEKRFDLKTRSLAAILFLVQRGLGTGITIYAPSIILSALLGWNLTYMNIIIGILVIIYTFTGGTKAVNVTQKQQMFVILSGMVITFFLILHYLPNEMTFDNALHIAGANGKMDIVNFSFDLNEKYTFWSGITGGFFLALAYFGTDQSQVGRYLSGKSVKESQMGLIMNGLLKVPMQFFILLIGVMVFVFFLFNPVPLNFNPNNKISVDNSIYKKEYQSLQNDLNKLSEDEKVINLLYIDQLNQDYDNPTLRKELVELANKEKDLRAQAREIIKKADSNSETNDKDYVFFYFILHYLPKGLIGLLLAVIISAAMSSTASGLNALASTTAIDIYKRNIKEEKSEKHFLNATKLFTLMWGIIAIFFACIATLFENLIQLVNIIGSIFYGTVLGIFLVGFYFKKIHSKAIFNSAIISQTTIFIIYYFAIFIYPSGEEKLGYLWLNFIGGVLTITLSILLQKTIFRKQKEEIVDSI, encoded by the coding sequence ATGCAATTATTTGACTGGATTGTACTGATTGTAACATTATTGTTTATCGTAATTTATGGTGCCTGGAAAACCCGAGGGAGCAAAAATGTTGAGGATTATATTCTTGGCAATAACGAAACGCCTTGGTTTACGGTAGGTTTATCCGTTATGGCTACACAGGCCAGCGCCATCACATTTCTTTCGACTCCGGGACAAGCCTACCATGACGGAATGGGTTTTGTGCAATTCTATTTTGGATTGCCTATTGCCATGGTCATAATTTGCGTGACTTTTATCCCTATATATCATAAATACAAGGTATATACAGCTTATGAATACCTCGAAAAAAGATTTGATCTTAAAACGCGTTCTTTGGCGGCTATTTTGTTTTTAGTACAAAGAGGTTTGGGGACGGGTATAACCATTTATGCGCCGTCAATTATTTTGTCGGCATTACTGGGATGGAACCTAACCTATATGAATATAATCATAGGTATCCTGGTAATTATTTATACGTTTACGGGAGGAACCAAAGCTGTAAATGTGACCCAAAAACAACAAATGTTTGTGATTCTCTCTGGAATGGTCATTACCTTTTTTCTTATTTTACATTACCTGCCCAACGAAATGACTTTTGACAATGCACTTCATATTGCCGGGGCCAATGGTAAAATGGACATTGTAAATTTCTCCTTCGACTTAAATGAGAAATATACTTTTTGGAGCGGAATTACAGGTGGATTTTTTCTGGCATTAGCCTATTTTGGCACAGATCAGTCACAAGTCGGACGCTATCTGTCTGGAAAATCAGTAAAAGAAAGCCAAATGGGATTAATCATGAACGGACTTCTAAAAGTTCCCATGCAATTCTTTATTCTTTTGATTGGAGTAATGGTTTTTGTGTTTTTCCTTTTTAACCCCGTTCCTTTAAATTTTAATCCAAACAATAAAATAAGTGTCGATAATTCGATTTATAAAAAAGAATATCAAAGTCTACAAAATGATTTAAACAAATTATCGGAAGATGAAAAAGTAATCAATCTCTTGTACATTGACCAACTGAATCAAGATTATGATAATCCGACACTAAGAAAAGAATTGGTAGAGCTTGCCAACAAAGAAAAAGATTTAAGGGCACAAGCGCGAGAAATCATCAAGAAAGCAGATAGTAATAGTGAGACTAATGATAAGGATTATGTGTTTTTTTACTTTATTCTCCATTATCTGCCCAAAGGACTTATTGGACTTTTATTGGCGGTTATTATATCTGCGGCAATGTCGTCTACCGCTTCCGGACTAAATGCATTAGCCTCTACGACTGCAATTGATATTTACAAACGCAACATAAAAGAAGAAAAATCAGAAAAACATTTTCTGAATGCTACCAAATTATTTACACTAATGTGGGGAATTATAGCCATATTTTTTGCCTGTATTGCTACTCTTTTTGAAAATTTGATTCAGCTTGTAAATATAATAGGTTCCATATTTTACGGTACCGTTTTGGGAATTTTTTTGGTTGGTTTTTATTTCAAAAAAATACATTCAAAAGCTATTTTTAACAGTGCCATCATTAGTCAGACCACTATCTTTATAATCTATTATTTTGCCATTTTTATCTATCCTAGCGGTGAAGAAAAACTAGGTTATTTGTGGCTTAATTTCATTGGAGGAGTACTGACAATAACACTTTCTATCTTGTTGCAAAAAACAATTTTCAGAAAACAAAAAGAAGAAATAGTAGATTCTATATAA